The following coding sequences are from one Eleginops maclovinus isolate JMC-PN-2008 ecotype Puerto Natales chromosome 11, JC_Emac_rtc_rv5, whole genome shotgun sequence window:
- the trim37 gene encoding E3 ubiquitin-protein ligase TRIM37 isoform X2, whose translation MDEQSVESIAEVFRCFICMEKLRDARLCPHCSKLCCFSCIRRWLTEQRAQCPHCRAPLQLRELVNCRWAEEVTQQLDTLQLCSLTKHEDNDKDKCENHHEKLSVFCWTCKKCICHQCALWGGMHGGHTFKPLVEIYEQHVTKVKEEVAKLRRRLMELISLVQEVERNVEAVRGAKDERVREIRNAVEMMIARLDNQLKNKLITLMGQKTSLTQETELLESLLQEVEHQLHSCSKSELISKSPEILLMFQQVHRKPMQSFVTTPVPPDFTSELVPAYDSSTFVLVNFSTLRQRADPVYSPPLQISGLCWRLKVYPDGNGVVRGNYLSVFLELSAGLPETSKYEYRVEMVHQASSDPTKNIIREFASDFEVGECWGYNRFFRLDLLASEGYLNMQTDTLVLRYQVRSPTFFQKCRDQYWYISQLESAQSGYIQQINNLKERLAIELFRRQTSRSSSPPDMRLASGPTTSERDPRSVKSDDDIQTTLTSAKKVEEEERTHDDSNELSDGDLEVDCLTEEEVNPLDGSSTSGSSTATSNTEENDIDEETMSGENDVDFIGNLETEEGELPDDLAGATGGSNSGVRSSHRGAAGSRGVTVAGGSGSSSLLEIDPVILIQLLDLKERSSVESLWGLQPRPPVSLLHSQAHSHSRKERERRPQAVRRSAPDSGVLIRLKAQMAEVRSKMSDVKCQVLEARGTGEPRPGSSGGFSVEDVPSHHSDSEVSACRKPGELDLLGRAVAARARPGRPARKSLSPVLDSSGSPVVKRRSSEELEKELRGADVASELSLHPKEGLGGAEGVLKAEGPQGPLVSLCSSSSEQASTSKQQYSVVEQLYGASGARDEIFSLGGPSYMTTSKTSGSRTLGAAMLDCESESSGISHHSLLEGPSAQPQSEDKSPCVLVAAASTDSDSEDEALQSNNSRYDNHTPPCTGEQLLSEDLSLPADR comes from the exons ATGGATGAACAAAGTGTTGAG AGCATCGCCGAGGTGTTTCGCTGCTTCATCTGCATGGAGAAACTGCGGGACGCTCGCCTCTGCCCACACTGCTCCAAACTGTGCTGCTTCAGCTGCATACGA CGGTGGCTGACGGAGCAGAGAGCCCAGTGTCCACACTGCCG GGCTCCGCTCCAGCTGAGGGAGCTGGTGAACTGTCGCTGGGCGGAGGAGGTGACCCAGCAGCTGGAcaccctgcagctctgcagcctCACCAAGCATGAGGACAACGACAAGGACAA ATGTGAGAACCACCATGAGAAGCTGAGTGTTTTCTGCTGGACCTGTAAGAAATGCATCTGTCACCAGTGTGCTCTGTGGGGAGGCATG CATGGCGGCCACACCTTCAAGCCTCTGGTGGAGATCTATGAGCAGCACGTGACCAAAGTGAAGGAGGAGGTCGCCAAACTCCGACGCCGCCTCATGGAGCTCATCAGTCTGGTGCAGGAAGTG GAGAGGAACGTGGAGGCTGTCAGGGGAGCAAAGGACGAGAGGGTCAGAGAGATCCGAAACGCTGTGGAGATGATGATCGCTCGTCTGGACAAccagctgaaaaacaaactcatcACCCTCATGG GCCAGAAGACGTCCTTGACCCAGGAGACGGAGCTGCTGGAGTCTCTGCTGCAGGAGGTGGAGCATCAG ctTCACTCGTGCAGTAAGAGTGAGCTGATCTCAAAGAGCCCGGAGATCCTGCTCATGTTCCAGCAGGTCCACAGGAAGCCCATGCAGTCCTTCGTCACCACCCCCGTCCCCCCAGACTTCACCAG TGAGCTGGTTCCTGCCTACGACTCCAGCACTTTTGTTCTGGTCAACTTCAG cacCTTGAGGCAGCGGGCCGACCCGGTCTACAGTCCTCCTCTGCAGATCTCCGGGCTCTGCTGGAGGCTTAAAGTCTACCCC GATGGGAACGGTGTGGTCCGTGGAAACTACCTCTCTGTGTTCCTGGAACTGTCTGCTGGACTCCCTGAAACTTCAAA GTATGAGTACCGTGTGGAGATGGTCCATCAGGCCTCCAGCGACCCGACCAAAAACATCATCAGAGAGTTCGCCTCTGACTTCGAGGTCGGGGAATGCTGGGGCTACAACCGCTTCTTCAGACTCGACCTTCTGGCCAGCGAGGGATACCTGAACATGCAGACGGACACGCTGGTCCTCCG ATACCAGGTCCGCTCCCCCACCTTCTTCCAGAAGTGCAGAGATCAGTACTGGTACATCAGCCAGCTGGAGTCTGCTCAGAGCGGGTACATCCAGCAGATCAACAACCttaaagag AGATTAGCCATTGAGCTTTTTCGGCGTCAGACGTCGCGCAGCTCCTCTCCCCCCGACATGAGGCTGGCTTCAGGCCCCACCACCTCTGAGAGAGACCCTCGCTCCGTGAAGAGCGACGACGACATCCAGACCACTCTGACCAGCGCTAAAAAagttgaggaagaggagaggactcACGATGACTCTAAT GAGCTGTCAGACGGGGACCTGGAGGTGGACTGTctgacggaggaggaggtgaaCCCGCTGGACGGCAGCAGCACCTCGGGCAGCTCCACTGCAACCAGCAACACCGAGGAGAACGACATCGACGAGGAAACCAT GTCTGGAGAGAATGATGTAGACTTCATCGGGAATCTGGAGACAGAAGAAGGAGAGCTTCCTGATGACCTGGCTGGAGCAACAG GTGGCTCCAACTCTGGGGTGCGTTCCTCTCATCGCGGGGCCGCTGGCAGTCGTGGCGTAACGGTGGCAGGGGGGTCGGGCAGTAGCAGCCTGCTGGAGATCGACCCGGTCATCCTAATCCAGCTGCTGGACCTGAAGGAGCGCAGCAGCGTGGAGTCTCTGTGGGGCCTCCAGCCACGGCCGcctgtctctctgctgcacAGCCAAG CTCATTCCCACTCCAGGAAAGAGCGAGAGCGGCGTCCTCAGGCGGTGCGGCGCTCGGCTCCTGACTCGGGGGTCCTGATCCGCCTGAAGGCTCAGATGGCCGAGGTCCGCAGCAAGATGTCGGACGTCAAGTGTCAGGTGCTGGAGGCTCGGGGGACCGGAGAGCCCCGGCCGGGCTCTTCTGGGGGCTTCAGTGTGGAGGACGTCCCCTCTCACCACTCTGACTCAGAGGTGTCCGCCTGTCGTAAGCCCGGAGAGCTGGACCTGCTGGGGAGGGCAGTTGCAGCTAGAGCCAGGCCCGGCCGCCCCG CCAGGAAATCCCTGTCCCCTGTCCTGGACAGCAGCGGCTCTCCggtggtgaagaggaggagttcggaggagctggagaaggagctgagaggagctgatgTAGCCTCAGAGCTCAGCCTGCACCCTAAAGAGGGGCTGGGAGGAGCAGAGG GAGTGCTGAAGGCTGAGGGTCCCCAGGGGCCCCTcgtgtctctctgcagctcctcctctgagCAGGCCTCCACCTCCAAGCAGCAGTACTCTGTGGTGGAGCAGCTGTACGGGGCCTCGGGGGCCAGGGACGAGATTTTCTCCTTGGGAGGGCCCAGCTACATGACCACCAGCAAGACCTCTGGCAGCAGGACCCTCGG GGCGGCCATGTTGGATTGTGAATCTGAAAGCTCAGGAATCTCCCATCACTCCCTGCTGGAGGGGCCCTCTGCACAGCCTCAGTCAGAAG ATAAGTCTCCGTGTGTCCTGGTGGCCGCGGCGAGCACCGACAGCGACTCTGAAGACGAGGCTCTGCAGAGCAACAACTCTCGCTACGACAACCATACTCCTCCCTGCACAG GAGAGCAGCTTCTGTCTGAGGACTTGAGTCTGCCGGCTGACAGGTGA
- the trim37 gene encoding E3 ubiquitin-protein ligase TRIM37 isoform X1, with the protein MDEQSVESIAEVFRCFICMEKLRDARLCPHCSKLCCFSCIRRWLTEQRAQCPHCRAPLQLRELVNCRWAEEVTQQLDTLQLCSLTKHEDNDKDKCENHHEKLSVFCWTCKKCICHQCALWGGMHGGHTFKPLVEIYEQHVTKVKEEVAKLRRRLMELISLVQEVERNVEAVRGAKDERVREIRNAVEMMIARLDNQLKNKLITLMGQKTSLTQETELLESLLQEVEHQLHSCSKSELISKSPEILLMFQQVHRKPMQSFVTTPVPPDFTSELVPAYDSSTFVLVNFSTLRQRADPVYSPPLQISGLCWRLKVYPDGNGVVRGNYLSVFLELSAGLPETSKYEYRVEMVHQASSDPTKNIIREFASDFEVGECWGYNRFFRLDLLASEGYLNMQTDTLVLRYQVRSPTFFQKCRDQYWYISQLESAQSGYIQQINNLKERLAIELFRRQTSRSSSPPDMRLASGPTTSERDPRSVKSDDDIQTTLTSAKKVEEEERTHDDSNELSDGDLEVDCLTEEEVNPLDGSSTSGSSTATSNTEENDIDEETMSGENDVDFIGNLETEEGELPDDLAGATGGSNSGVRSSHRGAAGSRGVTVAGGSGSSSLLEIDPVILIQLLDLKERSSVESLWGLQPRPPVSLLHSQAHSHSRKERERRPQAVRRSAPDSGVLIRLKAQMAEVRSKMSDVKCQVLEARGTGEPRPGSSGGFSVEDVPSHHSDSEVSACRKPGELDLLGRAVAARARPGRPARKSLSPVLDSSGSPVVKRRSSEELEKELRGADVASELSLHPKEGLGGAEGVLKAEGPQGPLVSLCSSSSEQASTSKQQYSVVEQLYGASGARDEIFSLGGPSYMTTSKTSGSRTLGAAMLDCESESSGISHHSLLEGPSAQPQSEDKSPCVLVAAASTDSDSEDEALQSNNSRYDNHTPPCTGNTGEQLLSEDLSLPADR; encoded by the exons ATGGATGAACAAAGTGTTGAG AGCATCGCCGAGGTGTTTCGCTGCTTCATCTGCATGGAGAAACTGCGGGACGCTCGCCTCTGCCCACACTGCTCCAAACTGTGCTGCTTCAGCTGCATACGA CGGTGGCTGACGGAGCAGAGAGCCCAGTGTCCACACTGCCG GGCTCCGCTCCAGCTGAGGGAGCTGGTGAACTGTCGCTGGGCGGAGGAGGTGACCCAGCAGCTGGAcaccctgcagctctgcagcctCACCAAGCATGAGGACAACGACAAGGACAA ATGTGAGAACCACCATGAGAAGCTGAGTGTTTTCTGCTGGACCTGTAAGAAATGCATCTGTCACCAGTGTGCTCTGTGGGGAGGCATG CATGGCGGCCACACCTTCAAGCCTCTGGTGGAGATCTATGAGCAGCACGTGACCAAAGTGAAGGAGGAGGTCGCCAAACTCCGACGCCGCCTCATGGAGCTCATCAGTCTGGTGCAGGAAGTG GAGAGGAACGTGGAGGCTGTCAGGGGAGCAAAGGACGAGAGGGTCAGAGAGATCCGAAACGCTGTGGAGATGATGATCGCTCGTCTGGACAAccagctgaaaaacaaactcatcACCCTCATGG GCCAGAAGACGTCCTTGACCCAGGAGACGGAGCTGCTGGAGTCTCTGCTGCAGGAGGTGGAGCATCAG ctTCACTCGTGCAGTAAGAGTGAGCTGATCTCAAAGAGCCCGGAGATCCTGCTCATGTTCCAGCAGGTCCACAGGAAGCCCATGCAGTCCTTCGTCACCACCCCCGTCCCCCCAGACTTCACCAG TGAGCTGGTTCCTGCCTACGACTCCAGCACTTTTGTTCTGGTCAACTTCAG cacCTTGAGGCAGCGGGCCGACCCGGTCTACAGTCCTCCTCTGCAGATCTCCGGGCTCTGCTGGAGGCTTAAAGTCTACCCC GATGGGAACGGTGTGGTCCGTGGAAACTACCTCTCTGTGTTCCTGGAACTGTCTGCTGGACTCCCTGAAACTTCAAA GTATGAGTACCGTGTGGAGATGGTCCATCAGGCCTCCAGCGACCCGACCAAAAACATCATCAGAGAGTTCGCCTCTGACTTCGAGGTCGGGGAATGCTGGGGCTACAACCGCTTCTTCAGACTCGACCTTCTGGCCAGCGAGGGATACCTGAACATGCAGACGGACACGCTGGTCCTCCG ATACCAGGTCCGCTCCCCCACCTTCTTCCAGAAGTGCAGAGATCAGTACTGGTACATCAGCCAGCTGGAGTCTGCTCAGAGCGGGTACATCCAGCAGATCAACAACCttaaagag AGATTAGCCATTGAGCTTTTTCGGCGTCAGACGTCGCGCAGCTCCTCTCCCCCCGACATGAGGCTGGCTTCAGGCCCCACCACCTCTGAGAGAGACCCTCGCTCCGTGAAGAGCGACGACGACATCCAGACCACTCTGACCAGCGCTAAAAAagttgaggaagaggagaggactcACGATGACTCTAAT GAGCTGTCAGACGGGGACCTGGAGGTGGACTGTctgacggaggaggaggtgaaCCCGCTGGACGGCAGCAGCACCTCGGGCAGCTCCACTGCAACCAGCAACACCGAGGAGAACGACATCGACGAGGAAACCAT GTCTGGAGAGAATGATGTAGACTTCATCGGGAATCTGGAGACAGAAGAAGGAGAGCTTCCTGATGACCTGGCTGGAGCAACAG GTGGCTCCAACTCTGGGGTGCGTTCCTCTCATCGCGGGGCCGCTGGCAGTCGTGGCGTAACGGTGGCAGGGGGGTCGGGCAGTAGCAGCCTGCTGGAGATCGACCCGGTCATCCTAATCCAGCTGCTGGACCTGAAGGAGCGCAGCAGCGTGGAGTCTCTGTGGGGCCTCCAGCCACGGCCGcctgtctctctgctgcacAGCCAAG CTCATTCCCACTCCAGGAAAGAGCGAGAGCGGCGTCCTCAGGCGGTGCGGCGCTCGGCTCCTGACTCGGGGGTCCTGATCCGCCTGAAGGCTCAGATGGCCGAGGTCCGCAGCAAGATGTCGGACGTCAAGTGTCAGGTGCTGGAGGCTCGGGGGACCGGAGAGCCCCGGCCGGGCTCTTCTGGGGGCTTCAGTGTGGAGGACGTCCCCTCTCACCACTCTGACTCAGAGGTGTCCGCCTGTCGTAAGCCCGGAGAGCTGGACCTGCTGGGGAGGGCAGTTGCAGCTAGAGCCAGGCCCGGCCGCCCCG CCAGGAAATCCCTGTCCCCTGTCCTGGACAGCAGCGGCTCTCCggtggtgaagaggaggagttcggaggagctggagaaggagctgagaggagctgatgTAGCCTCAGAGCTCAGCCTGCACCCTAAAGAGGGGCTGGGAGGAGCAGAGG GAGTGCTGAAGGCTGAGGGTCCCCAGGGGCCCCTcgtgtctctctgcagctcctcctctgagCAGGCCTCCACCTCCAAGCAGCAGTACTCTGTGGTGGAGCAGCTGTACGGGGCCTCGGGGGCCAGGGACGAGATTTTCTCCTTGGGAGGGCCCAGCTACATGACCACCAGCAAGACCTCTGGCAGCAGGACCCTCGG GGCGGCCATGTTGGATTGTGAATCTGAAAGCTCAGGAATCTCCCATCACTCCCTGCTGGAGGGGCCCTCTGCACAGCCTCAGTCAGAAG ATAAGTCTCCGTGTGTCCTGGTGGCCGCGGCGAGCACCGACAGCGACTCTGAAGACGAGGCTCTGCAGAGCAACAACTCTCGCTACGACAACCATACTCCTCCCTGCACAGGTAACACAG GAGAGCAGCTTCTGTCTGAGGACTTGAGTCTGCCGGCTGACAGGTGA